In the genome of Aspergillus flavus chromosome 8, complete sequence, one region contains:
- a CDS encoding kinase-like domain-containing protein, translating into MALTLSQSTQNVSKPVNNGILSRYSTLLAVKILKHFRPCHGNVLMLTDKLCVKYGRRVHLSEASTLRFIQRHTSIPVPKVLCSFTHHGLTYIVLERIKGDIIGSGWVHQNEESKAKLLSQLAKMVAEMRELQPPADIVVASVDGGPLFDCRVPGRSLHFGPFNTVQDFHRHLRMGMEFDPGLDPQIQDLINQQSKTWPSVFTHGDLSSLNILIRGDDIVGIIDWETAGWYPSYWEYTCAQQVNPQNSFWVNEINKFLQPMPQELRMERIRQEYFGDT; encoded by the coding sequence ATGGCCCTCACTTTATCACAGTCCACGCAAAATGTATCCAAGCCTGTCAATAACGGAATTCTCTCTCGATATTCGACACTGTTAGCAGTCAAAATTCTTAAGCATTTTCGACCTTGCCACGGAAATGTTCTCATGTTGACAGACAAACTATGTGTGAAGTACGGGCGCCGTGTCCATTTGTCTGAAGCATCAACACTGCGTTTCATACAGCGGCATACGTCTATACCAGTGCCAAAAGTTTTATGTTCCTTTACTCATCATGGATTGACGTATATCGTGTTGGAAAGAATCAAGGGGGACATCATTGGTAGTGGCTGGGTTCACCAAAATGAGGAGTCCAAGGCCAAGCTTCTTTCACAGTTGGCAAAAATGGTTGCTGAAATGCGGGAACTCCAGCCTCCTGCTGATATCGTGGTCGCTTCCGTTGATGGTGGACCACTCTTCGATTGTCGTGTGCCGGGACGTTCTTTACACTTCGGCCCATTTAATACAGTCCAAGACTTCCATCGGCATTTACGAATGGGCATGGAATTTGATCCCGGCCTTGACCCCCAGATCCAGGATCTTATCAACCAACAAAGCAAAACCTGGCCATCGGTCTTCACCCATGGGGACCTTAGCAGCCTAAATATTCTCATTCGTGGAGATGATATTGTTGGTATAATCGATTGGGAAACGGCTGGCTGGTATCCATCATATTGGGAGTACACATGTGCCCAACAGGTCAACCCACAAAACTCCTTTTGGGTTAATGAGATTAACAAGTTCCTACAACCAATGCCTCAAGAGCTGAGGATGGAACGGATCCGTCAAGAATACTTTGGGGATACATGA
- a CDS encoding putative methylaspartate ammonia-lyase (unnamed protein product), translated as MHPSDVQFVVGLSGYFVKDLQAVRQSPTYDPLIDNIRPQTPGFKSVVQAGQAISILIHLPNGTIALGDCADVIFSGAASRDPLFIAEEHLPILESVVKPRLLTCDVTQFRQNAIVMDGPWPELQHAKLHSAVRYGITQALLAATALVHRCTMAEIISREWGTALSRHPIDILASCHRNDHLQLDRMIMKRVPMLPHASFVHVHDIGPKGQALIDYIEIVSQRVQERGSPGYRPRLHFDVYGTIGDLFPDNETLVSFLGQLQRSAQPYDLLIESPIIEPTQSEQIRRLTNLRQLLRQRSIQVQIVADEWCNTLEDIRKFADAGAVDYVQIKMPDLGGVQNSIDAVLYCQDKGVGCCLGGSANETEVSARVTAHVALATKPGFLLSKPGIGADEGVMILTNEMLRASALAGRTRVSRL; from the coding sequence ATGCACCCATCTGATGTTCAATTCGTTGTCGGTCTTTCCGGGTATTTCGTGAAAGACCTCCAAGCAGTCCGACAGAGTCCAACATACGATCCACTAATTGACAATATACGCCCTCAAACACCCGGTTTCAAGAGTGTAGTACAAGCTGGTCAAGCTATCTCTATCCTGATACATCTCCCAAACGGGACAATTGCACTTGGTGATTGTGCGGACGTTATCTTTTCGGGAGCTGCGTCTCGGGACCCCCTCTTCATCGCCGAAGAGCATCTTCCTATCTTAGAGTCTGTTGTCAAGCCTCGACTCCTGACATGCGACGTTACTCAATTTCGGCAAAATGCAATTGTGATGGACGGGCCATGGCCGGAGTTACAGCATGCCAAATTGCACTCCGCCGTTAGATATGGGATTACGCAGGCGCTCCTCGCGGCTACTGCATTGGTGCATCGATGCACCATGGCTGAGATTATATCGCGCGAATGGGGGACCGCATTGTCACGTCATCCGATTGACATCCTGGCCTCTTGTCACCGGAACGATCACTTGCAATTGGACCGAATGATTATGAAACGAGTCCCAATGCTCCCCCATGCCTCCTTCGTGCATGTACACGACATAGGGCCCAAAGGCCAAGCCctaatagactatatagaGATAGTATCTCAACGTGTCCAAGAGCGAGGAAGCCCTGGATACCGTCCTCGACTTCACTTCGACGTCTACGGAACAATCGGTGATCTGTTCCCCGACAATGAAACCCTAGTGTCTTTCCTTGGTCAGCTACAGCGATCCGCCCAGCCATACGATCTGCTCATCGAATCCCCAATCATCGAACCCACTCAGTCCGAACAAATCCGACGATTAACGAATCTGCGGCAACTCCTGCGACAGCGGTCGATCCAGGTCCAGATTGTCGCCGACGAATGGTGCAATACGCTCGAGGATATCCGGAAATTCGCTGATGCGGGGGCCGTGGATTACGTGCAGATCAAGATGCCGGACCTGGGAGGGGTACAGAACAGCATTGACGCCGTACTTTATTGTCAGGACAAGGGCGTGGGCTGCTGTCTTGGGGGCTCGGCCAATGAAACTGAGGTTTCTGCCCGGGTTACGGCGCATGTCGCCTTGGCCACGAAACCGGGTTTCCTGCTCTCGAAGCCTGGGATCGGGGCTGATGAGGGCGTCATGATTCTTACCAATGAGATGTTGCGTGCGTCTGCCTTGGCGGGGAGGACAAGGGTGAGTCGGTTGTAA